Within the Rosa rugosa chromosome 2, drRosRugo1.1, whole genome shotgun sequence genome, the region AATCCACTAATAGCGAAGTGTAAGTTTAAGTACAAACACAAGTAGCACTATACTTGGCTGTAATCACTAGACTAACTAAATGATGTGTTTGTCTTGAATCTATTCAGCCTTCTTCACTTGGATGCTCTTCAATGATCACTCTTCTTGCAACAATGACTTCTCCACTGGTCTCGAGAGAATCATGCAATTGAATAAATGATGAAACACTTAACAAGAAACAAGTGTTTCAAATGAAGCATGTAAGACACTATCTAACACAGCAAGATGCACAATAATCTCACGTAAGAGTTCTCAAAACTTGAACGCATATTTTCAGAATATATGAAGGAAAAGATTCCTACTTAATCAATATTTCTAACCTAATTGACTCCTATTAGGAAAAAAAACCTTTTAAGAATAGATTGTCAATTTGAATAAAATGATCCTAAATCAATTACGACTGCATATGTAGACATATAAAATGCATTTACCTGAGATGTCTCTGAGATCAGTGTTGTGATCACCCTTTTTCAGCTTCTACAGGATGAAATGAGATGATAAGCTTCACTTGcattgtatgggaatgccaataatGAACATGTACAAAATCTTGTACTTACAAAGGGACATTTTCAGGTACAGTTTTTATAAGGCGTGGCTGAGTAAGCAAAATAGGTGTACAAACAGAATTCCATATATATAGGATCTTGCATGTATATCGTTTTTGGGTAAAGCTAGTGCACTTTGTATAAGGAAACAAATTTATCTTCATTACTGATATCAttgtcaagaaaaaaaattgtatctATCAACCAAATAGAATAATAGATAGAGTGATAGATACAAATAGACATTCTCTATGAACTAAGTAGAATTAAATAGGTAATGTGTTCATAGTTTCATATGTAATGCTTTAAGACCATACAAACTCCAGACAGAAACATTGCATGTATATGAAGCTCAGtaaatttattgttttattcTGTGCACTTGGTTCAGACGTACATATGATCTTGCTCTAAGTATTAATCGTAATAGAATTTGGGATTCACAGGATTATTATAAGAACCAGGATAAGAAATATAGGAACTCTACATTATAATCTAGAAGTGGTTGCTTGTGAAAAAGGTCTGCCGTATCTGCAAATCCGAAGGGCTGATCACAGGGAAGAAGGATGTCTAGAAATGCGGAGGACAAATCGATAATGACATAGTACTCTTCCTTTCTTCGATCTACCGACCATTTTGCTTTTGGTATGAATTTTTATAtgctctctctttttatatatagtgTCCAGGTCAATTATTTGTTGGTATTCATTTGTGACAAGTTTTTGATGGTCATGTTCAGAATGAAATTTCGATTTCAGTTACTTATTACACTTTCTGATTAATTCCCAGCAGTTTCATGTTGCATCATGGAAGATATCGATGTGATTTGCTTGTCTAATTCCACAGCTGTTGCTTCATGGTGCTGATTTTAGataagacaaaaaagaaaaagaaaaaacatagaTTAGATAACAAGCTCTTCTCTCGTTTTTATTAATTGAAATACAAAACAATACCActtaaacccataggcaatgttCTCATTTTCTCATGGCCGGGGATCTATACTCTAGGTTCTCATTTTCTCATGGGGATATATACTCTCAACATGCCCTCGCATTGTGACGAatttttcaagccatacatgtAGACAACTTATATTAGGTGACGTGGAGCCAATTTAAAACTAACAAAATCTTCCTAAATTGGATCAAgcaaaatttaacaaaaattaatGCAACAAAACCTTTCCTAAATGcgagtgtttttttttatatcttcCTATATGTTTTTTTATATCAATGTAAGTGCTGAATTACATCGATTATATTGAAGACCACAAAAAAGTAATTACGTGGAGTTGGTTCTAAATAATGTTGTGGGTGCACTAAATTATTAGGGTGTGGTACTCTTTCCTTGGGATATTTACGTATATATTTTGGGATAGTATTTcagtaaatgtatatattgtCTTCTCTCTCATCAAAGGCTTTAGCAAATTCAACAGAAACAGCAAGCGGGTGGTGCAGGTCTGCCTAGCAAACCACATATACCGATATACGTACTATCTAAAGTTGATGAAGTTTCATTTCCAAACAAAAAGTTAATGAAGTTAAAATTTGTGAATGAGATTTGTGTTGACATAGCTATCACAAAAAGAGGTTGTGTGGCTACTTTCATGAGAGGAGGCTGCAGCAAACTTTCGTGCATAAGAAAATGGAACAGCTGCGACAAGATGTATGAAAGTGGGTATAACTAGAGCTTATTTGACATACATAGGGCCCAAACATCCATCTTTCTCTCGTAAATTAAATCAGATTGTTTTATTGCTGTTTAGTCGTTGCTCTGGATTGCATGTATATAAGATGTTGGAGGAAAGCTAAAGAAACCTAGCAAAACATAAATCAGGTAAACTAGTCAACTGTTCATGAACTACATTAAGTAAACTTATCAAAATTGgtattgggattgggattgcgGACCACGGGGATAACCAAAATATAGTGTTGGGATTGGAATTGCGGATCAAGGATAACCAAATCTTTAAAGATTTTGAAAGTCAAGTGAGCTCAAACCCACAGTTGTACTTTATCAGAATACAGTGTTGGGATTGGAATTGCGGATCAAGGATAACCAAATCTATAAAGATTTTGAAAGTCAAGTGAGCTCAAACCTACAGTTGTATTTAATTTTTTCTCCCTCACGTCTAAAGTTGTATTTGAATTCACgttaatatttttcttaaaagaATTTCCTTCATGTATAATTCCAATCCCAACACTGTATTCTTAAATCAGAATACAGTGTTGAGATTGGAATTGCGGATCAAGGATAACCAAATCTTTAAAGATTTTGAAAGTCAAGTGAGCTCAAACCCACAGTTGTACTTTATCAGAATACAGTGTTGGGATTGGAATTGCGGATCAAGGATAACCAAATCTATAAAGATTTTGAAAGTCAAGTGAGCTCAAACCTACAGTTGTATTTAATTTTTTCTCCCTCACGTCTAAAGTTGTATTTGAATTCACgttaatatttttcttaaaagaATTTCCTTCATGTATAATTCCAATCCCAACACTGTATTCTTAAATCAGAATACAGTGTTGGGATTGGAATTGCGGATCAAGGATAACCAAATCTTTAAAGATTTTGAAAGTCAAGTGAGCTCAAACCCACAGTTGTACTTTATCAGAATACAGTGTTGGGATTGGAATTGCGGATCAAGGATAACCAAATCTATAAAGATTTTGAAAGTCAAGTGAGCTCAAACCTACAGTTGTATTTAATTTTTTCTCCCTCACGTCTAAAGTTGTATTTGAATTCACgttaatatttttcttaaaagaATTTCCTTCATGTATAATTCCAATCCCAACACTGTATTCTTAAATCAGAATACAGTGTTGGGATTGGAATTGCGGATCAAGGATAACCAAATCTTTAAAGATTTTGAAAGTCAAGTGAGCTCAAACCCACAGTTGTACTTTATCAGAATACAGTGTTGGGATTGGAATTGCGGATCAAGGATAACCAAATCTATAAAGATTTTGAAAGTCAAGTGAGCTCAAACCTACAGTTGTATTTAATTTTTTCTCCCTCACGTCTAAATTTGTATTTGAATTCACgttaatatttttcttaaaagaATTTCCTTCATGTATAATTTCAgcattaatattttttattttgccgGACCAAAAGATATTCCTTCATTGTCTTTAAAGATTTTGAAAGTCAAGTGAGCTCAAACCCACAGTTGTACTTAATCAGAATACAGTGTTGGGATTGGAATTGCGGATCAAGGATAACCAAATCTTTAAAGATTTTGAAAGTCAAGTGAGCTCAAACCCACAGTTGTACTTTATCATAATACAGTGTTGAGATTGGAATTGCGGATCAAGGATAACCAAATGTATAAAGATTTTGAAAGTCAAGTGAGCTCAAACCTACAGTTGTATTTAATTTTTTCTCCCTCACGTCTAAATTTGTATTTGAATTCACgttaatatttttcttaaagAATTTCCTTCGTGTATAATTTCAgcattaatattttttattttgccgGACCAAAAGATATTCCTTCATTGAATAATTTCAGCAGGCATAAACTGCTTTGTGAGCAATGTTCCCCAATGTGCATTTCATTACATGACCAACATATACATTCTATTAGAGGATTCATTTATATATGGGTGCTTATAGCTTAATTAGACACAACAAGAAAGCTAATAATCAAACATGGAACTCTAATCATTAACAAACTCTTCCTAAAGTAGAGTAACCGAGCagaacaaaagaataaaaaagaatgCAGATTCATGAGAGCACAAATAATCAATAAATTGACAGAAGATGGAAGCTGTGAGATTTCTTTAGACTCCAAAACTATAAGCCAACCCCACGAAAACTCAAGCACTAGAAAACATGATCATTACATTAAAAAGTTCACGAGAATATCCATGAGTTGTGAGGCAGAAACCCTCAAACTATAGGGGCAGCAAAATGAAAGGATGGCGCATTGATCTTGACCTAtgatcctttttcttttttggtcatgTTCCCATCACCCTTCTGATTAGGCAGAACAACACCCATCTTTCTTAATGGCTGAAACATCATCCTTGCCTCCAACATTTATGGTTTGTCCCTTAGGCACGGCTGCAGGATCATCTCCAACCTCAAGTGCTTTCCGGCTCACAACATTATGTATTTGGGTTAGGACTTCAGTGAATGCATTTTCAACATTCATAGACTCGAGTGCTGACGTCTCCATAAAGAAGGTGTTTTCTCTCTCAGCAAAGGCTTTAGCATCCTCAACAGAAACAGCACGCAGGTGACGCAGGTCGGCCTTGTTACCCACAAGCATTATCACTATATTGGTGTCTGTGTGATCCCGTAGCTCCTTTAACCATCTCTCAACATTCTCAAATGTAACATGTCGGGTGACATCATAGACAAGTAAAGCACCGACAGCTCCTCGGTAGTATGCACTTGTAATTGCTCGGTACCTTTGCAGAAAAGTAGAACTCATTATTGAAACTCAAAAAATGATAgcaaacaaaattcaaaatcaaaagcaaCATAAAAACAATTCATACATATATAGTGGTTCTGACCCAATTATCTCACTAATACTACTAGTGTTCTACCATAGCGGTTCTACTTACAGATTTAAGACCAAG harbors:
- the LOC133728102 gene encoding ras-related protein RABA1f, which codes for MAYRSDDDYDYLFKVVLIGDSGVGKSNLLSRFTRNEFSLESKSTIGVEFATRSIRVDDKIVKAQIWDTAGQERYRAITSAYYRGAVGALLVYDVTRHVTFENVERWLKELRDHTDTNIVIMLVGNKADLRHLRAVSVEDAKAFAERENTFFMETSALESMNVENAFTEVLTQIHNVVSRKALEVGDDPAAVPKGQTINVGGKDDVSAIKKDGCCSA